The following nucleotide sequence is from Magnetococcus sp. PR-3.
TTTTGAGAATACTTCGCATCTTAAGAGATGCCGGGGGCTGGCAGGCCCCCGGCGAAGGAATGAGTTTGCACAGCCATTCCCCCAAACCCACGATTAAGGACCGTCCAAGAACCTCACCGTGGAAAAGATCTTACCGGGATAAAATCCCGGTCTAATTCTTTCCGCTTCATGAACCAGACTTTACGGCTTTTCGGGTTCCCATCAAAACAAACCACATGCTTGTTTTTCATAGCCCACTCCTTAAAACCACCCGACTCACGAAGCAGACTATCACCGACTTTTTGAATCTCATCCCCAAGCCCCATAAGAACAAGCTCCCAGCGGATTTCATTCCACTTTACAAGTGTGCCATCCCATGGAATCACACTTATTTTTTTAGGCTTCCCCTGATAAAGCTGGCTCATACCCACCCCCAAAGCAGAGATGCAGAAACCACAAAACAGAGGATAAAAACCACATAACCTAAATTTTCTATTGTTTTGTCCATCGTTCGCCCCTTTGGTGAGAATTTGCACCCCAACCTTTCCCTTTTTATCGAGATAGGGGAGCCGGTTTCGAACCCGACCCCCCAGGGGGGCAAACTTGTGCAGAAACGTGCTTGTTGCTTACCGCGATACAAACATGGCAGCTTTGTTCTTGTCAACTGTCACTAATCAAAATAGGCTATTTTTTCATAAACACCCTGATTTTCAGGGCGTTCAATAGGGGCAGACTATGAAAACCATCGATATGTATTGTGATTTGGCTATCAAACGCCAAGGATTGAAAAATGATACAGCCTTGGCTAATGAAATAGGGATTGGGCGTGCTGCAATCTCTCAATGGAGAACAAAACGAACCGTTCCCAGCGACGAAACCATGATTAAACTGGCAGAACTCGCCAAAGAAGACCCAGAACTAGCACTCTTACACCTTGCAATGTGGCGAACCGAAGGCGAGGCCCATTTAGTTTGGCAACGAATTTTAAAAGGAATTTCAGCAGCAGGGTTGGCTTTTATGATGGCATTACCATCGAACAGCAGTGCGGGAACACTACCCGGATACGAAGATACATCGAATTGCATGCAAGGTAATACAATACATCTTATGCGACACTATGGCAGAACCCTAAAGGAGAGCTCCAAAACCAACCAGCTCAAGTTACATTTAGTTACAAATATAGAACCAACAGCACTATACTAAATACGCGAATATAGACAAGGCAAAAAGGTAAACTCTAAAATACATACTCGAATACAGATACCCAAGTCATCACCGCACAGTCTCGTTGTAATCAGACTCAGTAATAATTCACAGATCATGCCAAATAGCAGTCATAGTCATGCTTTTTCCTGAGCTTCACCTTTCTTCTTTTATCTCACATAAACCGGCCTGCTATCACTTCTTTTTAAAGGCTACTCCTGGTAGCATGAGCGCTTCATCGCTCACCCTATCTCAATAAGATGTGAAACCGACATGCGCCGAATTCTGGTAACCAGTGCTCTTCCTTATGCTAATGGACATATTCACCTTGGACATCTGGTTGAATATATCCAGACAGACATCTGGGTCCGCTTCCACAAATTACGTGGAGAAGATTGCATCTACATGTGTGCCGACGATACCCACGGCACGCCTATCATGCTTCGCGCGCAAAAAGAAGGCATTACACCAGAGCAATTGGTTGGCCAGATGCATGAAGAACATGCTAAGGATTTCAGCTCCTTCCATGTTGAGTTTGATGAGTATTACACCACAAACTCAGAAGAAAACCGGCTTCTATCCGAAGAAATTTATCTCAAAAACCGTGACGCCGGCCATATTGAAGTTGATACCATCCAACAAGCCTATTGTGAACATGATGCCATGTTCCTACCAGACCGATTCATCCGAGGCATCTGCCCTCACTGCGGTGCTGAAGATCAATATGGTGATAGCTGTGAAGTGTGCAGCGCCACATACCGCCCGACAGAGCTTAAAGAGGCCAAATGTGCTGTTTGTGGTTCGCAGCCTGTTGAAAAATCATCTGAACACTACTTTTTCCGGTTGCAGGATTTTTCTGACTACCTCAAAGAGTGGACAAAGTCTGGTACCTTACAGCCTGAAATGTCTGCCAAACTAAATGAATGGTTTGAACAAGGCCTTAAACATTGGGATATCTCCCGTGATGGACCCTATTTT
It contains:
- a CDS encoding helix-turn-helix domain-containing protein — translated: MKTIDMYCDLAIKRQGLKNDTALANEIGIGRAAISQWRTKRTVPSDETMIKLAELAKEDPELALLHLAMWRTEGEAHLVWQRILKGISAAGLAFMMALPSNSSAGTLPGYEDTSNCMQGNTIHLMRHYGRTLKESSKTNQLKLHLVTNIEPTALY